One genomic window of Malaciobacter molluscorum LMG 25693 includes the following:
- a CDS encoding tyrosine-type recombinase/integrase has protein sequence MGIPKLTSTKYKGIGFYKDKIKGKVYIGTYRINGKLYRKIVGYENDEYRTNEKIAFLKKEEFKEKILKGTSSTKKKLFFKDIWQEYITHLRNSQYCSNKTIETKVSTYNVHYKPIFDNLNISKITNYQIQQFANNCLKTKAPKSVLNYVSDLSAFFNYAIRYKLINENPAKNIDLPKFDNERVYPLTVEESKKLFNTILNYHEELYRGVFTFLLQGRRKEEVLNITWDMIDLEKKEYTIRYEENKARKNMTYLMNDELYDILINIEDKEGYVFKSPKTKGKLENIRHAWKRIKFTAGIEKDMTIHELRHLLGYTLLNEANQTEEVTAAVLGQTTKKATKRYAKVRQNVAALGLKKAFDYLKE, from the coding sequence GTGGGTATTCCAAAATTAACAAGTACTAAATATAAAGGTATTGGTTTTTATAAAGATAAAATAAAAGGGAAAGTCTATATTGGAACATATAGAATAAATGGTAAGTTGTATAGAAAGATTGTTGGTTATGAAAATGATGAATATAGAACAAATGAAAAGATAGCTTTTCTAAAAAAAGAAGAGTTTAAAGAAAAGATACTAAAAGGTACTTCAAGTACAAAGAAAAAGCTTTTCTTTAAAGATATATGGCAAGAATATATAACTCATTTGAGGAACTCCCAATATTGTAGTAACAAAACAATTGAAACTAAAGTTAGTACATATAATGTTCATTATAAACCTATATTTGATAATCTTAATATATCTAAGATTACTAACTATCAAATACAACAGTTTGCTAATAACTGCTTAAAAACAAAAGCTCCAAAATCTGTACTAAATTATGTAAGTGATTTATCTGCGTTCTTTAATTATGCAATTAGATATAAACTTATAAATGAAAACCCAGCTAAAAATATAGATCTGCCAAAATTTGATAATGAAAGAGTTTATCCATTAACAGTAGAAGAATCAAAAAAACTTTTTAATACTATTCTTAATTATCATGAGGAACTTTATAGAGGTGTATTTACTTTTCTTTTACAAGGAAGAAGAAAAGAAGAAGTATTAAATATCACTTGGGATATGATTGACTTAGAGAAGAAAGAATATACAATAAGATATGAAGAAAATAAAGCTAGAAAAAATATGACTTATCTCATGAATGATGAATTATATGATATTTTAATAAATATAGAAGACAAAGAAGGTTATGTATTTAAGTCACCTAAAACAAAGGGCAAATTAGAAAATATTAGACATGCCTGGAAAAGAATAAAATTTACTGCAGGAATAGAAAAGGATATGACTATTCATGAACTTAGACATCTACTTGGTTATACCCTACTGAATGAAGCTAACCAAACAGAAGAAGTAACTGCCGCAGTTCTAGGACAAACAACTAAAAAAGCAACAAAAAGATATGCTAAAGTTAGACAGAATGTTGCAGCACTTGGATTAAAAAAAGCATTTGATTATTTGAAAGAATAA
- a CDS encoding TolC family protein encodes MKKLFFIFFIPIFLMGENLNELIDLSIKNKLVDSYKKDVESLKDEYTSVKRGYLPSFDVNASYSKANHETQSRPNKDTTVSASVDFIVYDGGKRESTFDNYKMNIKSSKKTLESVKNQIALDVTKYYYTYLTLLAKKDAKIKEIKQLNAEHKRLSKFLDVGSTTEDEVQKIVSRVERSTVDLHEIELDLQTVIHNLEYITGKKVDIQSGSEVKMFEDNINEQRDDIEALKYSMKAKLENVGIAKSDYFPTISLNNTYSHYDMDFDNRTFSQPYDDQNVFSVNLKWNIFSFGKTKNDYESKYKRYLSAKSNYEYERNKADVDLELAKKSYGIAILKIKSAKAGLVAANSAYKVIKSKYQNGLIDNVAFLEALSEKYDAISVLKEAEYDLQVKRANVIYNSGKDIKDYIK; translated from the coding sequence TTGAAAAAATTATTTTTTATTTTTTTTATCCCAATTTTTTTAATGGGAGAGAATTTAAATGAATTAATAGATTTATCAATAAAAAATAAATTAGTTGATTCTTATAAAAAAGATGTAGAGTCTTTAAAAGATGAATATACTAGTGTAAAAAGGGGTTATTTGCCTTCTTTTGATGTAAATGCTAGTTATTCAAAAGCAAATCATGAAACTCAATCTAGACCAAATAAAGATACAACAGTATCTGCATCTGTAGATTTTATAGTTTATGATGGAGGTAAAAGAGAGAGTACATTTGATAATTATAAAATGAATATTAAGAGTAGTAAGAAGACTTTAGAATCAGTTAAAAATCAAATAGCACTTGATGTAACAAAATACTATTATACTTATTTGACTTTATTAGCAAAAAAAGATGCAAAAATAAAAGAGATCAAACAACTTAATGCAGAACATAAAAGATTAAGTAAGTTTTTAGATGTTGGTTCTACAACAGAAGATGAAGTTCAAAAAATTGTTTCAAGAGTTGAAAGATCAACTGTTGATTTACATGAAATAGAGTTAGATCTTCAAACAGTTATTCATAACTTAGAGTATATTACTGGTAAAAAAGTTGATATACAAAGTGGTTCTGAGGTTAAAATGTTTGAAGATAATATAAATGAGCAAAGAGACGATATTGAAGCTTTAAAATATTCAATGAAAGCAAAACTTGAGAATGTAGGTATTGCTAAGAGCGATTATTTTCCAACGATAAGCTTAAATAATACATATTCTCATTATGATATGGATTTTGATAATAGAACATTTTCTCAACCATATGATGATCAAAATGTATTTTCTGTAAATTTAAAATGGAATATATTCTCTTTTGGTAAAACAAAAAATGATTATGAATCAAAATATAAAAGATATTTGAGTGCAAAATCAAATTATGAATATGAAAGAAATAAAGCAGATGTAGATTTAGAACTTGCTAAAAAATCTTATGGTATTGCAATTTTAAAAATCAAATCAGCAAAAGCAGGTTTAGTTGCTGCAAATAGTGCATATAAAGTAATTAAATCTAAATATCAAAATGGATTAATAGATAATGTGGCTTTTTTAGAAGCTTTAAGTGAAAAATATGATGCAATTAGTGTATTAAAAGAAGCAGAATATGATTTACAAGTAAAAAGAGCAAATGTAATTTACAATAGTGGGAAAGATATCAAGGATTATATTAAATGA
- a CDS encoding ATP-binding cassette domain-containing protein: MNKNIVIKNATTNNLKNISINIPKNQIIAVTGVSGSGKSSFVFDTIASESQRLLNETYSSYIQDLLPKYKKPTFDSISNLPVSLVINQKRIEGNSRSTVGTITDIYTNLRLLFSRIAIPFIGYSMNYSFNNTQGMCPSCKGLGEVKQIDINRLIDFEKSLNQGAILFPTFQKKGWRLSRYTESGFFNNDKKISQYSKKELDLLLYSKEMKPTKPTINWHKTATYIGVVPRIENAFINSETNKYKKELNDILTINICSSCKGTRLNKRALSAKIMDKSIADCSNMSINELFDFINNIKNEEVSVILNELKKKLKSLQTVGLDYLCLSRSTNTLSGGESQRIKMTKYLNSSLSDVLYIFDEPTIGLHPYDITGIGNIFKEIKNKGNSILFVDHDKDIISISDKIINFGEKAGVNGGNITFYGTYEELLKSNTITAKAFLKKHTINEKEKKFSSFYTLDNVSKNNIKNISIKIPKNALTLVTGVAGSGKSTLIRYLFKNKYKQATLLDQSLPHASNRSNITTYLNIYNEIKKLFSKENSVNSSIFSVTGEGACNICKGKGFIKLDLAYLGNSTQICEKCQGKRFNDVALSYYYKGKNISEIFDLTVQEANEMFSDNLIIKNKLEAMINANLNYVKLGQTLDTFSGGELQRLKIAKMLCEKSDEIIILDEPSTGLHEADIEKLIKLFKELINQGHTLIVLEHNLSIIAQADWIIDLGVKGGSLGGKLLFQGYLKNFLNNKNSFTAKYLKEFL; this comes from the coding sequence ATGAATAAAAATATAGTTATTAAAAATGCAACAACTAACAATCTTAAAAATATATCTATAAATATTCCTAAAAATCAAATAATTGCAGTTACAGGAGTATCTGGTTCTGGCAAATCTTCTTTTGTATTTGATACTATTGCAAGTGAATCCCAACGTTTATTAAATGAAACATATTCAAGTTATATTCAAGATTTATTACCAAAATATAAAAAACCTACTTTTGATTCTATTTCTAATCTTCCTGTTTCTTTGGTAATAAATCAAAAAAGAATTGAAGGTAATTCTAGATCTACTGTTGGAACTATCACTGATATTTACACAAATCTAAGACTACTTTTTTCTAGAATTGCTATTCCATTTATTGGGTATTCTATGAATTACTCTTTTAATAATACACAAGGTATGTGTCCTTCTTGTAAGGGCTTAGGAGAAGTAAAACAAATAGATATAAATAGATTGATTGATTTTGAAAAGTCATTAAATCAAGGAGCAATTTTATTTCCAACTTTTCAAAAGAAAGGTTGGAGATTATCAAGATATACTGAATCTGGATTTTTTAACAATGATAAGAAAATATCACAATATTCAAAAAAAGAGCTTGATTTACTTTTATATTCAAAAGAGATGAAACCTACAAAACCTACAATAAATTGGCATAAGACCGCTACTTATATTGGTGTAGTACCTAGAATAGAAAATGCATTTATTAATTCAGAAACAAACAAATATAAAAAAGAGTTAAATGATATTTTGACTATAAATATATGTTCTAGTTGCAAAGGAACAAGATTAAATAAAAGAGCTTTAAGTGCAAAGATTATGGATAAATCAATTGCTGATTGTTCAAATATGTCTATAAATGAATTGTTTGATTTTATAAATAACATAAAAAATGAAGAAGTAAGTGTTATTTTAAATGAGTTAAAAAAGAAATTAAAAAGTTTACAAACTGTAGGTTTAGATTATTTATGTTTGAGTCGAAGTACAAATACTTTATCAGGAGGTGAGTCTCAACGTATTAAAATGACAAAATATCTTAATAGTTCATTGTCTGATGTATTATATATTTTTGATGAACCAACTATAGGATTGCATCCATATGATATAACAGGTATTGGTAATATATTTAAAGAGATTAAAAACAAAGGAAATTCAATCTTATTTGTTGATCATGATAAAGATATTATTTCAATATCTGATAAAATAATAAATTTTGGAGAAAAAGCTGGAGTAAATGGAGGAAATATCACTTTTTATGGCACATATGAAGAGTTACTAAAATCAAATACAATAACTGCAAAAGCTTTTTTAAAAAAGCACACTATTAATGAAAAAGAAAAAAAATTCTCATCTTTTTATACTCTTGACAATGTTTCAAAAAATAATATTAAAAATATTTCAATAAAGATTCCTAAAAATGCATTGACTTTAGTAACTGGAGTTGCTGGTTCTGGTAAAAGTACATTGATTAGGTACCTATTTAAAAATAAATACAAACAAGCTACACTTTTAGATCAAAGTTTACCCCATGCAAGTAATCGTTCAAATATAACTACATATTTGAATATATATAATGAGATAAAAAAGTTATTTAGTAAAGAAAACTCTGTAAATTCAAGTATATTTTCTGTTACAGGTGAAGGTGCATGCAATATTTGTAAAGGTAAAGGTTTTATCAAACTTGACTTGGCTTATTTGGGAAACTCAACTCAAATCTGTGAAAAATGCCAAGGTAAAAGATTTAATGATGTGGCACTTTCATATTATTATAAAGGTAAAAATATAAGTGAGATTTTTGATTTAACTGTACAAGAAGCAAATGAAATGTTTTCTGACAATTTAATAATCAAAAACAAATTAGAAGCTATGATTAATGCAAATTTGAATTATGTTAAATTAGGACAAACCCTTGATACTTTTTCAGGTGGGGAGTTACAAAGACTAAAAATAGCAAAAATGTTATGTGAAAAATCAGATGAGATTATAATCTTAGATGAACCAAGTACAGGATTACATGAAGCAGATATTGAAAAGCTAATAAAACTATTTAAAGAATTGATAAATCAAGGACATACTTTAATTGTATTAGAGCATAATTTATCTATAATAGCTCAAGCTGATTGGATTATAGATCTTGGAGTTAAAGGTGGGAGTTTAGGTGGTAAACTACTATTTCAAGGATATTTAAAAAACTTTTTAAATAATAAAAATTCGTTTACCGCTAAATATTTAAAAGAGTTTTTATAA
- a CDS encoding MarR family winged helix-turn-helix transcriptional regulator: MEKLKTALIDLQCEMVAQRNMVNPDNISWLQYDILYQLNKQKEILPSALSTTIGTSRTKLSKALKELKILDYIYQYPNKLDGRELYTSITKKGSDLLDSISKEHNCLYETTLQALTKEEQDRFEELALKVSKALKEKRVNNYE; encoded by the coding sequence ATGGAAAAACTAAAAACAGCTTTAATAGACTTGCAATGTGAAATGGTCGCCCAAAGAAATATGGTCAATCCTGATAATATTTCTTGGTTACAATATGATATTTTATATCAATTAAATAAACAAAAAGAGATATTACCTTCTGCTTTAAGTACTACAATAGGTACATCACGCACTAAATTATCAAAAGCATTAAAAGAGCTAAAAATATTAGATTATATTTATCAATATCCAAATAAATTAGATGGTAGAGAGTTATATACATCTATTACTAAAAAAGGTAGTGATTTATTAGACAGTATATCAAAAGAACATAACTGCTTATATGAAACAACCCTTCAAGCATTAACAAAAGAGGAACAAGATAGATTTGAAGAACTTGCTTTAAAAGTTTCAAAAGCATTAAAAGAAAAAAGAGTTAATAACTATGAATAA
- a CDS encoding SEL1-like repeat protein, whose translation MKIILSILLFITICFSDTFDEAIIAYKKGEYKKTVRIFKKLAIKGNVSAQYNLGIIYEQAQGVKQDYKEAIKWYKLAVKQKDSAAQYNLGVLYQEGKGVKQDYNEALRLYKLAAKQGSINAQYNLGIFYQEGKGVKQDYKEALRWYKLSANQGNSDAQYNIGILYQEGKGVNQDYKEAIKWFTLASKQGNPLAQFNLAAFYEEGKGIKQDYKEAVKWYKLAAEQGDAQAQSNLGLLFYYGRGVQKNDKKVYKYWSAAAKQGLSEAQSNLDIFCNETPWICLE comes from the coding sequence ATGAAAATAATTTTATCAATACTATTATTTATTACTATTTGTTTTTCAGATACTTTTGATGAAGCAATAATTGCTTATAAAAAAGGTGAATATAAAAAAACTGTAAGAATTTTTAAAAAATTAGCAATAAAGGGAAATGTTTCTGCTCAATATAATCTTGGAATTATTTATGAACAAGCTCAAGGAGTAAAACAAGACTATAAAGAGGCAATAAAATGGTATAAATTAGCAGTAAAACAAAAAGATTCTGCTGCTCAATATAATCTTGGAGTTCTTTATCAGGAGGGAAAAGGTGTAAAACAAGATTATAATGAAGCCTTAAGATTGTATAAATTAGCTGCAAAACAAGGAAGTATTAATGCCCAATATAATCTTGGAATTTTCTATCAGGAAGGGAAAGGTGTAAAACAAGATTATAAAGAAGCATTAAGATGGTATAAATTATCAGCAAATCAGGGAAATTCAGATGCCCAATATAATATTGGAATTCTCTATCAAGAGGGGAAAGGTGTAAATCAAGATTACAAAGAGGCAATAAAATGGTTTACGCTAGCATCAAAACAAGGAAATCCTCTAGCTCAATTTAATCTTGCAGCTTTTTATGAAGAAGGGAAAGGAATAAAACAAGATTATAAAGAAGCAGTAAAATGGTATAAGTTAGCAGCAGAACAAGGAGATGCACAAGCACAATCTAATCTTGGACTTCTTTTTTATTATGGAAGAGGAGTACAAAAGAATGATAAAAAAGTATATAAATATTGGTCAGCTGCTGCAAAACAAGGACTTAGTGAAGCACAATCTAATCTAGACATTTTTTGTAATGAAACTCCTTGGATTTGTTTAGAATAA
- a CDS encoding MarR family winged helix-turn-helix transcriptional regulator codes for MEKQHLDNFYEDILNNPQYKQYGLILPLTVIYKNLFNDSECFTKKTYDLIHSDIDVLAALYFNGKALSHEELYDSTMPFKKTLTPTDLYAATVFSSGGMTKVLKKLEDKKLISRCACPNDKRSLLVSLEKEGEDIILDCLEKLVQRREKFFNILSESEKQTLEDILKKLTYQLF; via the coding sequence ATGGAAAAACAACATTTAGATAACTTTTATGAGGATATTCTAAACAACCCTCAATATAAACAATATGGTTTAATTTTACCATTAACAGTAATTTATAAAAATTTATTTAATGATTCAGAGTGTTTCACTAAAAAAACTTATGATTTAATACACTCTGACATTGATGTATTAGCTGCACTATATTTTAATGGGAAAGCACTTTCGCATGAAGAATTATATGATTCAACTATGCCTTTTAAAAAGACACTTACCCCTACTGATTTATATGCAGCAACTGTTTTCTCTTCAGGAGGAATGACCAAAGTTCTTAAAAAACTAGAAGACAAAAAACTAATTTCAAGATGTGCTTGTCCAAATGATAAAAGAAGTCTTTTAGTTTCTCTTGAAAAAGAAGGTGAAGACATAATACTTGATTGTTTAGAAAAACTTGTTCAAAGAAGAGAAAAATTTTTTAACATATTAAGTGAATCAGAGAAACAAACACTTGAAGATATATTAAAAAAATTAACATATCAACTTTTTTAG
- a CDS encoding methyl-accepting chemotaxis protein, whose protein sequence is MINFKSLYFRMTLIHLIGIILLPINAIFFTEEYLALIIQIIIAIALIFHELDERKNGNNLSKELIKFLKNMDKKDVTFKINTVMSSEYSEIKNIIEEREKLLLEKEAKEHTLIKEAKEVMQKVKKGTYSEIITSQTSNKVIEELKKTVNDMIKDTKINYSIINTVLEKYINYDYRNDLILNKITNNSELSILVSAINKLKEAITQMLLENKTTGINLQTSSKALLTNVDKLNISSIESINSLKNTTSVLEKVTINVSEISEQTTSMSRLANTVVLSSKDGEKLANDTNIAMDEINTQIKAINESISIIDQIAFQTNILSLNAAVEAATAGEAGKGFAVVAQEVRNLANKSTKAANKIKNLVASATQKANEGKIIANNMIEGYSNLNTDITKTIKIINNVANISEDQRIEIIEINKAISILEQQIKSNNEVSIQTNDIAIKTLDIADTIVEKVNEKEFENKN, encoded by the coding sequence ATGATTAATTTTAAATCATTATATTTTAGAATGACACTTATTCATCTAATAGGAATTATCTTATTACCAATAAATGCAATATTTTTTACAGAAGAATATTTGGCTCTAATAATTCAAATCATAATTGCAATTGCACTAATATTTCATGAATTAGATGAAAGAAAAAATGGTAATAATTTATCAAAAGAACTTATAAAATTTCTAAAAAACATGGATAAAAAGGATGTAACATTTAAGATAAATACTGTTATGTCAAGCGAATATTCTGAAATAAAAAATATAATTGAAGAAAGAGAAAAACTTTTACTTGAAAAAGAAGCAAAAGAACATACATTGATAAAAGAAGCAAAAGAAGTAATGCAAAAAGTTAAAAAAGGAACATATTCTGAGATCATCACTTCTCAAACTTCAAATAAAGTTATTGAAGAATTAAAAAAAACTGTTAATGATATGATAAAAGATACAAAAATTAATTATTCTATAATAAATACAGTATTAGAAAAATATATAAATTATGATTATAGAAATGATTTAATATTAAATAAAATAACAAATAATAGTGAATTGAGTATTTTAGTAAGTGCAATAAATAAATTAAAAGAAGCAATAACTCAAATGTTGTTAGAAAATAAAACTACTGGTATAAACTTACAAACATCATCAAAAGCTTTATTAACAAATGTTGACAAACTAAATATATCATCTATTGAATCAATTAATAGCTTAAAAAATACAACATCAGTTTTAGAAAAAGTTACAATAAATGTATCAGAAATATCAGAACAAACAACTTCTATGTCAAGGTTAGCCAATACTGTAGTTTTATCATCAAAAGATGGAGAAAAATTAGCTAATGACACAAATATTGCAATGGATGAAATAAATACTCAAATAAAAGCAATAAATGAATCAATATCTATAATTGATCAAATTGCATTTCAAACAAATATTTTATCTCTTAATGCAGCTGTCGAAGCAGCAACAGCAGGAGAAGCTGGAAAAGGATTTGCAGTTGTTGCACAAGAAGTAAGAAATTTAGCAAATAAATCTACAAAAGCAGCAAATAAAATTAAAAACTTGGTAGCATCGGCAACTCAAAAAGCTAATGAAGGTAAAATAATTGCAAATAATATGATAGAAGGATATTCAAATTTGAATACAGATATTACTAAAACTATAAAAATCATAAATAATGTTGCAAATATTTCAGAAGACCAAAGAATAGAAATTATTGAAATCAACAAAGCCATATCTATATTAGAACAACAAATTAAATCTAATAATGAAGTATCAATTCAAACAAATGATATAGCTATTAAGACATTGGATATTGCAGATACTATTGTTGAAAAGGTAAATGAAAAAGAGTTTGAAAATAAAAACTAA
- a CDS encoding Rossmann-fold NAD(P)-binding domain-containing protein, producing MIKKKVSILGCGWTGNALYKKLISKYEVNCLCKDIEENDRCGFYDVDVLVIAIPAKNNYLEVLKQTLQKTYKNTYIILLSSISFYKNRTIVVDAEKLIQKESSKYVILRLGGLMGYDRISGKYTAGKTLDNNTVTNYVHRDDVVSVIETLIKKQIENEIFDVVAPIQSTQKEIFSLNANRFGFEKTSFLDDNPIGKKISSLPLIEKTGYKFKKNNVLDFW from the coding sequence ATGATTAAAAAAAAAGTATCAATATTAGGATGTGGATGGACAGGCAATGCTTTATATAAAAAACTTATATCAAAGTATGAAGTAAACTGTTTATGTAAAGATATTGAAGAAAATGATAGATGTGGTTTTTATGATGTAGATGTTTTAGTTATTGCAATTCCTGCTAAAAATAACTATTTAGAAGTATTAAAACAAACATTACAAAAAACATATAAAAATACTTATATTATATTACTTAGTTCAATCTCTTTTTATAAGAATAGAACCATAGTTGTTGATGCTGAAAAGTTAATACAAAAAGAGTCTAGTAAATATGTTATTTTACGTTTAGGCGGACTTATGGGCTATGATAGAATATCAGGTAAATATACAGCAGGAAAAACTTTAGATAATAATACAGTAACTAATTATGTTCATAGAGATGATGTTGTAAGTGTTATTGAAACTCTAATTAAAAAACAAATAGAAAATGAAATCTTTGATGTAGTTGCTCCCATACAATCAACACAAAAAGAGATTTTTTCATTAAATGCAAATAGATTTGGTTTTGAAAAAACTTCATTTTTAGATGACAATCCTATTGGTAAAAAAATATCTTCTTTGCCATTGATTGAAAAAACAGGTTATAAATTTAAAAAGAATAATGTGTTAGATTTCTGGTAA
- a CDS encoding HPP family protein, whose protein sequence is MKKFFKQFKKINTEPLERSNMIWSWIGSFLGIMSITLIHSNVLGDKDLSLVIGSFGASAVLVYGAIHSPLAQPRNLIGGHILSALVGVVSYKLFSGNILLCSAFAVATAILVMQLTLTLHPPGGATALIAVIGSNHIHELGFIYILYPVSTGAFILFFIALLVNNVSKHRHYPNKTINIKNSFL, encoded by the coding sequence TTGAAAAAATTTTTTAAACAATTTAAGAAAATCAATACAGAACCTCTTGAACGTTCAAATATGATTTGGTCATGGATAGGTTCTTTTCTGGGAATAATGAGTATTACTTTAATTCATAGCAATGTATTAGGGGATAAAGATTTAAGTTTAGTTATTGGTTCTTTTGGAGCAAGTGCCGTATTGGTTTATGGAGCTATACATTCTCCTTTAGCTCAGCCTCGAAACCTCATAGGTGGACATATATTATCTGCATTAGTAGGAGTTGTTTCTTATAAACTGTTTTCAGGAAATATTCTTTTGTGTTCAGCTTTCGCTGTTGCTACTGCCATTTTAGTTATGCAACTCACACTTACACTTCATCCTCCAGGAGGAGCTACTGCTTTAATTGCAGTAATAGGTAGTAACCATATTCATGAACTTGGATTTATTTACATTTTATATCCTGTTTCAACTGGAGCTTTCATTTTATTTTTTATTGCATTATTGGTAAATAATGTCTCAAAACATAGACATTATCCTAATAAAACAATAAATATAAAAAATTCATTTTTATAG
- a CDS encoding VOC family protein, whose amino-acid sequence MININRLDHLVLTVKDIDKTVKFYELLGMQKQIFKNSRIALKFGNQKINLHKLGKEFEPKAHNVKEGSADLCFIIDQNLEDIVDYLKNNNINIEEGIVSRTGANGNIKSIYIRDPDKNLIELSNYL is encoded by the coding sequence ATGATTAATATAAATAGACTTGATCACTTAGTTTTAACAGTAAAAGATATAGATAAAACAGTAAAGTTTTATGAACTATTAGGTATGCAAAAACAAATATTTAAAAATTCTCGAATTGCTTTAAAATTTGGTAATCAAAAAATAAATCTTCATAAACTTGGAAAAGAGTTTGAACCAAAAGCACATAATGTAAAAGAAGGTAGTGCTGATTTATGTTTCATTATTGATCAAAATTTAGAAGATATTGTTGATTATTTAAAAAATAATAATATAAATATTGAAGAAGGTATAGTTTCAAGAACTGGAGCAAATGGTAATATAAAATCTATTTATATCAGAGATCCAGATAAAAACTTAATAGAATTATCAAATTATTTATAA
- a CDS encoding SPFH domain-containing protein, which yields MNEISGTVLLIILFVILGRWVITFFVIVRQKRAKVVELLGKFYTIKRAGLGVKPPYPFGSVVGEISLQIQELAVDISAKTSDNSFIEMPVKVQYKVIEEKVQEAFYELDNPRQQIKSYIFNIIRSKASDKTLDELYKSKNDFEDSIKETLEEKFNHYGYEVVNVLVDEPQPSEEIVNAYNRVLTAQKLKEAMQNEAEAEKIKVVKEAEAQAESKELQGIGIANQRKAIIAGFQESIDDMKKIEGINTTDVLSLILLTQYFDTLKDVAQSESNTIMLPNSPSGFTDISEQIRNAVISGNLVKDK from the coding sequence ATGAATGAAATTAGTGGAACAGTATTACTTATAATACTATTTGTTATTTTAGGTAGATGGGTAATTACTTTTTTTGTAATTGTAAGACAAAAAAGAGCAAAAGTAGTTGAATTATTAGGTAAATTTTATACAATTAAAAGAGCAGGATTAGGAGTAAAACCACCTTATCCTTTTGGTTCAGTTGTAGGTGAAATAAGTTTACAAATTCAAGAACTAGCAGTTGATATTAGTGCAAAGACTTCTGATAATTCATTCATAGAGATGCCAGTAAAAGTTCAGTATAAAGTTATTGAAGAAAAAGTACAAGAGGCTTTTTATGAACTAGATAATCCAAGACAACAAATCAAATCTTACATTTTTAATATCATAAGAAGTAAAGCTTCTGATAAAACACTTGATGAATTATACAAATCAAAAAATGACTTCGAAGATAGTATAAAAGAGACACTAGAAGAGAAGTTCAATCACTATGGATATGAAGTAGTTAATGTACTTGTTGATGAACCACAACCAAGTGAAGAAATTGTAAATGCATACAACAGAGTTCTAACTGCACAAAAACTAAAAGAAGCTATGCAAAATGAAGCAGAGGCAGAAAAAATCAAAGTAGTTAAAGAAGCAGAAGCACAAGCAGAAAGTAAAGAGTTACAAGGTATAGGTATTGCAAATCAAAGAAAAGCAATTATTGCAGGGTTTCAAGAAAGTATTGATGATATGAAAAAAATCGAAGGTATAAATACAACAGATGTATTGTCATTGATTTTATTAACACAATATTTTGATACATTAAAAGATGTAGCACAATCAGAATCAAACACAATCATGCTACCAAATAGCCCTTCTGGCTTTACTGATATTTCAGAACAGATTAGAAATGCAGTTATAAGTGGTAATCTAGTAAAAGATAAATAG